AACATCATCAAGGATGTGAATACGGCGACGGTCAATTTCGTAACCTTTCTGTTCTTTAATTGCACGGGCAATCTGAACACCAGTTACGCTACCGAAGATCTTACCGGAAGTACCGGTTTTAGCGCCAATTCTAACAGGAGATGCACTCAGCACTTCCACTACTTTCGCAATTTCAGCCAGCAGTTTTTCTTCTCTTACTTTCTGCACTTTCAGGCGTTCCTGCAGTTGCTTCATGTTGGAAGGGCTAGCTTCTACTGCAACTTTCTGGGGAATCAGAAAGTTCCTGGCGTAACCATTTTTTACGTTAACCAGTTCATTCTTTTGACCCAGGTTATCTACGTCTTGTATTAAGATAATTTGCATAACTTCTTACTTTAAAAGGTCAGTAACATAAGGCAATAAAGCCATTTGACGAGCTTTCTTAATAGCCTGGGCTACTTTACGCTGAAATTTCAGGGAGTTGCCTGTGATACGACGGGGTAACATTTTACCCTGATCGTTCAGAAATTTCTTCAAAAACTCACCGTCTTTGTAATCTATGTACCTGATGCCCATTTTCTTGAAACGACAGTATTTCTTCTGACGTTTCTCAGTTTTTACGGCTGTTAAGTACTTAATTTCCTGTTTTTTTGGTTTAACTGCCATAATTTTAAGCTTCAGTGGTTTTAGATTCAGCGTTTACACCGTGTTTCTTGCGACCGTTATACGCTACAGCATGCTTGTCGAGAGCAGTTACCATGTGGCGTAATACGTTTTCATCGCGGTTCAGCTGGATTTTCAGCTTCTCATTGAGGTCGGATGGCGCATTGTACTCCAGAACAACATACATTCCTGTAGTCTTTTTCCGGATCGGATACGCCAGTGATCTTAATCCCCAGGGATTTTCGTGCGTGATTTCTCCACCGTTATCTTTAATGATATCGGCGAATTTCTTCTGAGCGGCTTTGTAGTCATCCTCAGAAAGCACAGGGGTAAAGATCACCATCAATTCGTAGTTCATAAATTCCCTGTTTTAAATGGTTTTAATTAAAAAAAATTGGATCGCAAAGATACAGAACTATTCCCAATTTCCACTTCCCAATACCCATAAAACCTTAAATATCTCGTCTTTTCTAGCTGATGATATATATCATATTGATTATCAGTGATATATTATCAACATTTTCAGACAGTTTTAATGATTAATAAGCACTTTGCTAACCCGTACCTGATCGCCGGACTGCACTCTCAGGAAATAAATACCCATCGGCAGGTTGTTAATATCTAATGTTTTGTAGTTCCTTCCCTTGATCAGATCTGTTTTACCCTGGTAACGGATCCGTCCCTGTACATCT
The Chitinophaga sp. MM2321 DNA segment above includes these coding regions:
- the rplI gene encoding 50S ribosomal protein L9, producing MQIILIQDVDNLGQKNELVNVKNGYARNFLIPQKVAVEASPSNMKQLQERLKVQKVREEKLLAEIAKVVEVLSASPVRIGAKTGTSGKIFGSVTGVQIARAIKEQKGYEIDRRRIHILDDVKELGTYRARLDFGKGNETELQFEVVAE
- the rpsR gene encoding 30S ribosomal protein S18, which codes for MAVKPKKQEIKYLTAVKTEKRQKKYCRFKKMGIRYIDYKDGEFLKKFLNDQGKMLPRRITGNSLKFQRKVAQAIKKARQMALLPYVTDLLK
- the rpsF gene encoding 30S ribosomal protein S6 — its product is MNYELMVIFTPVLSEDDYKAAQKKFADIIKDNGGEITHENPWGLRSLAYPIRKKTTGMYVVLEYNAPSDLNEKLKIQLNRDENVLRHMVTALDKHAVAYNGRKKHGVNAESKTTEA